ATCATTATAGTCTTGCTGCTTTTTAAAATTTAATTTAGCATTGGATAAATCTCCATTTTCTAAATACAGGACGCCCAAATGGATATAATCGTAAATCCCAATCACATATCCTTCAGCCTGTAATTGAGTTTCTATGAGGTCGATTGCCTTTTGCTTCCTACCAAGTGCTTTGTAGCAAAGTGCACGGACTACTTGTAAATGATAATTACCATTAGCTGAATGCCCAATATCTGCATTAGAAATTCTCAGTAATTCTTCAATATCTATAATTGTTCCACCGTAATCACGGAAGAATTGATATCTGCAGGAAGCCCTATAGCCTAAATTTCCAAGAGGATCATATTTTACCGCTAAATCAATTAGTCTTTTCCATTCAATAAAATCACCACTTTTTAAGTACGCAACTGATTTCGCTCTATAAGGATAAGCAAAAGTAGGGTCTATCTTTATAGCCTTATCCATAGCGATTTGATATTCTTTACTGAATTGATAGTGACCCTTGGCATTTTCAGTTTGCAAGCAAGCTTCATATTTCAATGTATCCCCTTCATTTAAAAAGTAATTGCAGTTAGGCTGAGTAAAGGAATTATAACTGAAGGCTAAAAAGAAGAAAGATAAATATAACTTCATAGATTTTTGGGCTAGGTTAAGGCATTATTTCAATAATATTACCTCTATCAATTTTAAAAATAAGGTATTGGTAATAATCCCAGGGCGTATTGTTCATCTCCTCCATTTCGATAGGAAGCCAACCGTCCATTTTCTTGCTCAAACTGAGAATTTGATCAGTGATTGATTTATCAAAAGCCATGGGTTGATAATCTTGTCCCATACCCTTCAAACGGAACCTTCCAGTCTCTCCTTTGCAATTTACGATAAATCTAATGCGCAGGAAGCCAATCTGCTTAGATTCAGTTGGTTTATAGTTTTCTAGGAAATACTTATCAATGGCGGGCTTTTCACCTTTATATTGTACACCTTTGCTGAAATTGAAATATTGCCGAACGTTATTATCTGTATAGCATAATTTAAAATCAGGATTATCAATTTCTTCATCAAATTGGATATCTCCAACCCAACGTAAATAGGGTTCTTTTTCAATATCCTTAATTTCATTACAAGAAAACATACCTATTGAAAGGCAAAGAAAGCTCATTAATATTTTATTCAAAATAATAAATTAAGGTTGATAGTTTATTGATTTTTGGCTGGTCTATTTAAGATTAATCCTCGCAGGATACATCTTGTAAATCTTCATTCCAGCAATGGAAATCCGTATCATTAAAGTGATTTTCGCTTTTCACCCGACCAAATTTCAGCTCACTGTTCCAATAGATTTCTATCAAATCATTCGTTTGAGTATTGGAAATTTCCACTGAGCGATTCAAATCACTATTGTCATCTCTACTGTAATTGATATAACTACCTAGTAATTCACCTTCTTTTTCTATAGTGAAATCAGCGTTTGCAACAGTTCTGTCTTCATTTCTAGACCATTCAGTGCTGATCCAAGCTGAAGGATTCTGTGGACTTTCGTAGAGTGTCCAACTTCCGCTATTACCATCGACATTAGATTGACCTTCAAACCAAACAAAATCATCTACATTGTTAGAGTTGGAAGAAATATAGCCTTTCCAATCCACATTTCCGTCCACAACATCAGCAGTTAAACGAATGGAAAAATCATTGGCGTTGGCCGAAAAATTACTTTCCCAAGTCCAAAGTCCGGCATCAGTGTCAAAAAACGGATCTTGACTGATAGTAGCCTTGAAAGCGGTAACTGGAACAGCCAAACCACCTGTTAGTAAAGCAGAATATACACTAACATTAATTGCTGAGTAAAACCAGTTTTCAATTGTTTGATTCCTTTGGTTTCCTTCCGTTTGGAAATCATCAAAGTTTGGTGCCATGCTGTATTCAGGCGGCATGACAGGTTGTGGATCTTGGTCATTTTCATTGTTAGAATCACAAGACCATAAAATTACTGTTAGACTCAAAAATAGACTCAATAACTTTTTCATAATTACATAAATTTTATTCTGTACTATACTAAGATACACTATTCTTTGTAAAAGTTGGAATCTTGCATTCTAAACGTTACAAAAGTTTTTAAATTTTATGAGATTTAAGATTTATCGAATTCGCTAAAACTTTCATTCCTTCTAACAGTTAACTAAGTATGTCTTCAAAACGCCATTTTACTAGTTTTACCTTCGTTAATTTGATTTTTTCTCCGTTTTTGAAGCATTATTTATTAGTTTAAAGTTTCTATGCAAAATTATTTCAATCGCTACCAAGAAATCAGGAAAACAACAGAGGGCATCTGCGAACCTCTTCAAATAGAGGATTACGTTGCACAGCCAACCGAGGATGTAAGCCCTCCAAAATGGCATCTAGCTCATACTACTTGGTTTTTCGAGACTTTTTTATTGAAGAAATTTTCAAAAGAATATAAAGAATTTCATCCTCAGTTCGCCTTCCTTTTCAATAGCTATTATGTGAGTGCAGGGGAAAGGATGTTGCGACCCAATCGCGGTAATATGACCCGACCAACCGTAAAAGAAATCTATCAGTACAGGAAATATGTAGATATTGCCGTTGGGGAATTGCTTTCTCAAATCATTACGGATGAAATGAAAAACATTCTAGAGATTGGCTTCAACCATGAACAGCAACATCAGGAATTATTATTTTATGACATCAAATATATTCTAGGTCACAACCCTCTATTCCCTGTTTATGACAAAGGCTTTGAGGAATATTTCACTGAAGATTGGGAACAAGATTGGGTGCAAATCAATAAAGGAAACTATAAAATAGGCTTTGAAGGCAAGGGTTTTTCATTTGATAATGAGCATAATTATCATGAAGTACATTTGGAAGGGGCGAAAATCAGTAATCGACTTGTAACAAATGGAGAATATACCGAATTCATAGCAGCAAAAGGCTATGAAAATCATTCCTACTGGCACTCAGATGCCCGAGCTTGGTTAGAAGAAACGGGGATTTTATCTCCTTTATATTGGCATAAAATAGAAGGAAAATGGCATTATTACACTTTGGCAGGTTTAAAGCCAATCGATGAATCAGCTCCTCTAATGCATATCAGTTTTTATGAAGCTTATGCATTTGCAGAATGGAAAGGACTGCGGCTACCTACAGAAATTGAATGGGAAACAGCATCTAACTTATTTGACTGGGGTAAACGGTGGGAACATACAGCCAGCGCATATCTTCCATACCCTGGCTATAAAAAACCAGAAGGTGCCATAGGCGAGTACAATGGAAAATTTATGGTTAACCAAATGGTAATGCGCGGTTCTTCTCGAGCCACCTCAATCAATCACTCACGTAAAACATACAGAAACTTTTTTCATCCGCATTTGCAATGGCATTTCAGTGGGATCAGATTAGCAAAAGATTTATGACAACAACCGAAAAAATTAATTTCTCTGTAGGAGATGCAGTAAAAGAAGGTCTCACACAAAAAGAAAAATCACTTCCTAGTTGGCTTTTTTATGACGCTGAAGGAGATCGTTTATTTCAGGAAATAATGAATATGCCAGAATATTATCTCACTAATTGTGAGTACGATATTTTTCAGAAATATAAGGATGAAATTCTTTCCATAATTTCAACTGATGCTGATGGATTTAATTTGATTGAATTTGGCGCGGGAGATGGTTTGAAAACAGAAATTCTATTGAAACATTTTGTAGCGGAGAAAGCAAATTTCAATTATAAGCCAGTCGACATTTCTCAAAATGTACTTAATCTATTGCAGGAAAGAATGCAAAAGTCTATTCCAGATCTGGATATTAAACCTATTAATAAGGAATACTTTTCTGCTTTGGATGCATTAAATGCTGAAAGAAAAAATCCAATGGTAGTTCTTTTTATGGGTGGAAATATTGGGAATTTTGAACTACCCGCTGCACAATCTTTTGTAAATCACATATCAAGTAAGCTTAGAAAAGGCGACCGAATTATCATGGGTTTTGACATGAAAAAAGACCCGGAAATGATCAGAAATGCCTACAATGATAAACAGGGTATTACTCGCCTGTTTAATATGAATTTATTAAAAAGACTAAATAGTGAATTGGATGCCAATTTTAATTTAGAGGAATTTAAGCATTATCCATCTTATGACCCGCAAACTGGTACCACGAAAAGTTTCTTAATTTCGCAGAAAGAGCAGGAGGTCAACTTAAAATTCATTAATACCACTGTCCATTTTAAAGCTTGGGAACTTATTCATGTGGAAGTATCCCAAAAATTTGATGAGGATATGATTGAAACCTTAGCCACAAGAGCAGGATTGAAAGTTGAAAAATATTTTTACGATGAAAAGAAATATTTTGCGGATGTCATCATGAGGAAATAAAGATCAGGTGTTTTGTACTACATTTCTTAGCCTTTTATCTGAAAGTTGAAACCCTTAGGCCTACTTTGAAGGTCGTAGCGAGCCACTAAGACTAGGAGGTAACACAGAACAAAATTTTCGCTTTAGCGAAAATACCTTTGTTTTCTTTCGACTCTTTTGTGGTTAAATCCCAGCCATCAGCTGTCCTTATTCATATTTTCTATGTGGTTTGGCGCCTTTGCGCTTAATTTCAGTCTTAGGTTGTCACTTTTTCTGCATTTAAATAGAGTATATATTAAATACCATACTTTGTATTTAATTAGCGATGACTATCCTCATCCTCTAAAATACTTAGATAACTCTCGTAACGGCTTGGTGCTATTTTTCCCACTTCCATGGCTTCACGGAAAGCACAGCCTGGCTCATGGGTGTGAGTACAATTATTAAATTTGCAATCACCAATATATTGCCTCATTTCAGGAAAGTAATGACTAAGCTCTTCATTGCCAATATCCCATAAGCCCAATTCCTTAATGCCTGGGGTATCAATCACGAAAGTTCCTGCCCATGCCTCAAACATTTCGGCAAAAGTAGTGGTATGCACTCCTTTTCCAACTGATTCGGACACCTCCCCTATTCTTTGTTCTATATATGGTGAAATTAAGTTCAGCAAGGTAGATTTCCCTACTCCTGAATGACCTGCAAGAAGTGAGGTTTTTCCTTCTAAAGAGGCTTTAAATTCTTCTATCCCTACATTCTCTTCAGCCGATACCAATAAAACTTTATATCCCAATTCCTGATAATCGAATTTAAGTGCTTCATAATATTCTAAGCCCTCTTCATCCAATAAATCTGCTTTATTAAATACCAATACTGCAGGAATTCGAAACGACTCGCAACTCACTAAAAAACGGTCAATAAATCCTAAACTCGTTCTGGGAAAGGCCAAAGTGACTACCAGAACTGCTTGGTCAAGATTGGCCGCCAATCGGTGGCTATGCTTCTTTTTTCGAGTAGATTTCCTGATTATATAATTTTCTCTTGGTAAAACATCTTTGATAATAGCTTCCTTATCATTTTCAGGCGCAATATTCACCCAATCTCCTACCGCCACAGGGTTAGTCACTTTCTCATCATCCAAGCGAAGTTTACCCCTCAATCGGCACTCATAGAATTTACCGTCAGCAAAAACTGTGTACCAACTTCCAGTCGATTTAAAAACTCTTCCTTTAATCATGATAACTCCATTTTGTGGATGATAGGCCCTATATGTTTCATTATCTTCTCAGTAGCTCCGAAATTCTTATTAACATATTCCAATGCTCTTTGAGAGGATTCCTCTAATTTAATCTCCTCTGATTTTATTAGGGACAAAAAATCCTGTGAATCTGCCACTTTAAAAGCTGCTTTAGCCTTTATTAAATCCACTGCTTCTTGAAATTTACTGTAATTTTTGTTTCCAAAAAAAATAGGTAAGCCAAAGCAAGCAGCTTCCAACGTATTATGCAATCCGTCCCCAAATGCTCCTCCAATGAATGCTATTTTCCCATATTGATAGAGGGATGACAGCATGCCTATATTATCAATCAGAATAACTCTTGTTTCTGATTTATTAGCAGACTCTATTTCACTTAAACGACAAGTAGAAATTGCCAATATCTCTTCATGTACTCTCAAATTACTCTCACTAATATCATGTGGAGCAATAATGGCTTTCCACTCCGGGTTTTGATGTAAAAATGGTGCAATTACTTCAATGTCAGACTCCCAGGTACTTCCTCCAATTAAAATAGGATGGTCGTTAGAGAATTCAACAAACATTTCCTCAGGCCTAACATTATCCGTAATAGACTTCACCCTATCAAAACGTGTGTCTCCACTAACCGTCACATTATGAATGTGAATCCCTTTCAGTAGTGCCGCTACAGTTTTGTTTTGGACAAAAAGATGATCAAAATATGTTAATATATTTCTATGGAAACTTCCATACAATTTAAAGAACCGTTGATTAGAACGGAAAATAGCTGAAATGGAATATACCCAGCAATCTGATTCTGACAATGCTTTTAAATGATAGTGCCAGAATTCATATTTTATAATGAATGCCATCTTAGGATTTGTAATATTGACGAACTGCCTGGCATTTGCAGCAGTATCCAAAGGCATGTAACAAATGTAATCTGCCAACTCATAGTTCTTTCGAACCTCATAACCAGAGGGTGAAAAAAAAGTCAACAAGATAAAGAAGTTTGGATGATCTTTCTTAAATGCTTCCATGACAGGTCTACCTTGCTCAAATTCACCTAAGGACGCACAGTGGAACCAAACTATTGGCTGCTCAACCGACTTAAACCTTTGCTCCAAATCAGAAAATAAATCTTTACGACCCTCTACAAACTTCTTGGATTTCTTACTAATGACTGCATGAAGTTTTACCCCCAGACTTAAAAACAATATACCCAACCGATAAAAAAATTCACCCATGAGGTAAAATTAAGGGTAAATATTCTCTAAAAAGAACCATTTAAAAATATTAATGTAATTTCATCACCCCTTTCTCCTCACAAAAATAGCAACAAGGGCAGAAGTTAGGGCACCCATGATTAAAGCTCCAACTACACTTTGTAATAAATAACTATTCAAATTGAAATAATCTTTTGCTTCTTCTTGTGTCATCTGTCCTTGCTCGATCGCGTAAGCTTTTAGGTTCTCAAAATATTCAGGTGTGATTAATTCATGCGTAACCAATTGACTAAATGGTGTCAATATCACAACCACGGCCGTAATGATCATACCTGAAACAAACCCTTGCTTCCAAGTCATTACATTATTGAAATGCTTTTTACGTTTTTCTAACAATGCTAACACGTATACAATAATAGAAGGAATCGCTACAAAATTGGTATAAGTAGCATGATCTGCTATATTTTCATCATGCCACCCCATAGCCTTTTCAAAAAACATCCAGAGAAGCATCATAATCACAAATATTAATCCCCATTTAATTTCAATCAGGTACTTTTTCATGTCTTATTTTCTTTTGTTGACTTACTAAATATACTCCAAAAAATATCATCATTGCAAATAATGTCTTTTCCCAGCGAAAAACTTCTTGACCAATTAGAATAGTAATAAGCGTAGCAAATACAGGTTGTAAATAAATATAATATCCCACAATGGTAGAATTAACATGCTTCAAAGCCATGGCATTCAAAAGATAAGCCAAAAACGTAGTTCCAATTATTACATAAATGATACTATACCAAATTCCTGTTGGGAACGTCTGAAATTCCACATCGATGATTGGCACAATTCCAAAGGGCACAATCATGATCGTCCCGAAGAGGAACACCCATTTAATCACCGTAATGGGTTCATATCTGTGCATGAGTGGCTTCACCATTACCAAATAAATTCCATAAAAAGTAGCATTAAGGAAAATAAAAATGTCTCCTAAAAACGCATCGTTATCTATACTCACTTCTTTATTTAGTACTAGCAAAATTACTCCTAGTGCACCAATCAAAATACCGATCACTTTGCGCCAGGTAATCTTCTCGTTCAGCAGCCAAAAGGAAATTGCCAAGACTATGATCGGATTGGCTGTCATGATGATACTCGCATTCACAGGACTGGTCAGACTTAGTCCATTGAAGAAAATAAGCTGATTTCCCATCACCCCAAAAACTGCACACTTAGCAAATAACCAGTAATCTTTTTTTCTGATGACTTTTTCTGAAGAGGTGAGAGCATGATAAATCCAAAAAAGAACAGTGGCCACCGTTGCTCTCAACAATATAAAAGCATTGGGACTCATATAATTAGGCATCACTCCTTTTGCGATAACATAATTCGCTCCATAGATCAAGCCTACAAGTGCCAGTGCTCCGTGAATTTGCCAGGTCTTATTCATTTGGCAAAAGTAAGGGATTATGCGGATATTGCAGATTATAAAGTTAGAAGGATTATGATATTTGGAGAAGATAAACCGTTGGCGGAAAGAATGCGACCTACACGATTGGATGAATTAGTTGGTCAGCAACATTTAGTGGGTGAAAAAGGCGTTTTAAGATTAACAATTGCTCAAGGAAAAGTACCCTCAATGCTCTTCTGGGGACCTCCAGGAGTCGGAAAGACTACCATTGCTAATATTATTGCTAATCAAGTGAAGGCTCCATTCCAGACTTTAAGTGCAATAAGTGCCGGGGTAAAGGATGTACGAGAAGTGATTCAACAGGCATCCCGTTCGGGAAAAATCATCCTATTTATTGATGAAATTCATCGCTTCAACAAGTCTCAGCAAGATGCTCTTTTGGGTGCTGTAGAAAAAGGGGTGATTACTTTAATAGGTGCCACTACAGAAAATCCTTCCTTTGAGGTGAATTCAGCTCTCCTTTCTAGATGTCAAGTTTATACCTTAAAAGCACTCGAATTGGACGATCTAAAAGGGCTAATAAAAACTGCATTAGGGAAAGATGAAAAATTAAAAGAGCTCAATATTGATATTAAAGAATATGAAGCCCTAATTCAGCTGTCAGGTGGTGATGCAAGAAAACTTCTGAACTTATTCGAATTGGTAATCGATGCCTTTGGTCAGAATGAACAAATCGAGATTACTAACGACAAAGTGAAAGAAATTGCACAGAATAGAATGGCAATTTATGATAAATCCGGTGAGCAACACTACGATATCATATCAGCATTCATCAAAAGTATAAGAGGAAGTGACCCAAATGCCGCACTTTACTGGCTAGCAAGAATGATCGAAGGAGGGGAAGATGTGAAATTTATAGCCAGAAGATTATTGATTTCTGCCTCTGAGGATATTGGACTAGCCAACCCAAATGCTCTATTAATTGCTACTAACACTTTTCAAGCCGTTACGATGATTGGGTATCCAGAAGCAGAAATTGTTTTGGCGCAATGTGTAACCTATTTAGCCTGTTCTCCGAAAAGCAACGCTTCCTACCTGGCCATTAAAAAAGCTAAACAATTAGTTCGAGAAACTGGTGATTTACCTGTGCCTTTGCATTTACGAAATGCCCCGACAAAGCTGATGAAAGACATGAATTACGGTAGCGGATATAAGTATTCTCACGACTTTCCTGAAAATTTTGCCTTCCAAGAGTTTATGCCCGATGAGATTAGTAAAAAGACTCTCTACGAGCCTCAGGGCAATGCAAGAGAAAAAGATTTTCGACAAAAGCTACAAAATCTATGGCGAAAAAAGTACAATTATGACTAATCTAAGAATTATGGTATTTTTTTTATTCATTTAATTAGCTACCTTTAATTTTGATATAACTAAGCACAAACTATAACTAAGAAAGCACATGGATCCAAAACTGGAAAAGTGGAAAGAGATTGAATTCAATGTGGATCTACCGCATGCAAAATATGAAGTCTCTAATTACGGTCGGATAAAAAGTTATTCTACACGTGAAACCGGAAAAATCATCAAGGGCTCTAATGTTAATGGCTATCAAGCCATTATGGTTCGATTTGACAAAAGAATTACACAAAGCTATTATGTACACCGTCTGGTTGCTGAATCATTTATCCCAAAAGATAATGACAATCAGGTCTATGTGACTCACTTGGATTACGATAAATCAAATAATCATGTTAGTAATTTAAAATGGGTTTCTGAAAGAGAGCTGGCAGACCACAATAACAAAAATCCAAAAGTTTTAAAGAAAAGAGTTACAGGATATAAATTAACAGAATCTGATGTTAGAGTGATTAAAAAAATGTTGAAAAACGAGAAGACGAGATACAGTCAAATCGCCAGACAGTTTGGAATCACTCATACACAACTGAATAGAATTAGAAAAGGACACAATTGGGGACATGTAACAATTGATGATTAATTAATTATCAATTTCATCTTGAATTAAAAAGCATGCTTACTTTAATTAGGAGCATGCTTTTTTACTTTTACGAGCTATATCTTTATCCTAATCATAAATTTATACTCTGGATTGCAAAAGCTTCAAGCAATACAATTGTTTATCCCGTAATTCTGCGCTAATTTTAAGCCCAAATTGGTATACAAAATGCAAAGAGACAATATTATATTCGACCTTATTAAAAAGGAGCAAAAAAGACAGGAAATCGGTGTGGAATTGATCGCATCTGAGAATTTCACTTCGCCCGAAGTAATGGAAGCAATGGGCAGCGTGTTGACCAATAAATATGCAGAAGGCTTACCAGGTAAAAGATATTACGGTGGATGCGAAGTGGTAGATGAGGTTGAAAATTTGGCCATAGAAAGAGTTAAAGAATTATTTGGTGCTACTTGGGCTAATGTTCAGCCACATTCTGGTGCTCAAGCAAATGCAGCTGTGATGCTAGCTTGTCTGAATCCTGGCGATAAAATATTAGGTTTTGACTTATCCCATGGTGGTCATCTAACACATGGCTCGTCAGTTAATTTTTCTGGTAAATTGTATCAGCCTTCTTTTTATGGCGTAGAGGAAGAAACAGGCTTGATTGACTGGAATAAAGTTGAGGCCACTGCTAAAAAAGAAATGCCGAAAATGATCATTTGCGGTGCCTCTGCATATAGCCGCGAATGGAACTATAAAAAACTAAGGGAAGTTGCCGATGAAGTAGGCGCTATCCTGTTAGCAGATATATCTCATCCTAGCGGTTTAATTGCCAGAGGGCTCTTAGATGATCCTCTGGACTATTGTCATATTGTAACCACGACAACTCATAAAACTTTAAGAGGGCCAAGAGGTGGCTTAATTATGATGCGGGATGATTTTGACAATCCATTTGGATATAAGAATCCTAAAGGTGAATTACGTAAAATGACTCAACTATTGGATTCAGGTGTATTCCCAGGTACGCAAGGAGGACCTTTAGAGCACGTCATAGCTGCCAAGGCTGTTGCATTTGGACAATGTTTGACCGATGATTATTTCAATTATATTCTTCAAGTGAAGAAAAACGCTGAGGTTATGGCTAAAGCGTTTATGGAGCGAGATTATAAAATCATATCAGGTGGAACAGACAACCATTTAATGCTGATCGATTTACGTTCAAAAGGAATTACCGGTAAAATCGCTGAGGCCGTTTTAGGTGAAGCAGATATCACTATCAATAAAAATATGGTACCATTTGATGATAAATCACCATTTGTTACTTCCGGTATGAGAATAGGAACTGCTGCAGTAACATCGAGGGGATTAGTTGAATCTGATATGGGAAGAATTGTGGATTTCATTGATACAGTAATCACTCAGCATGAAGACAAGCAAAAAATTGCACAAGTTAAGAGTGAAATCAATGAATGGATGGTAGAGTTTCCTTTGTTTAAATAAATTATGCCAGCAGATCAACCACAAGCGGAGATGAGCTTTTTAGATCATCTGGAGGCATTTCGATGGCACATCGTTAGGGCCTTATCCGCAGTTGTACTTTTTTCTATCATAGCTTTT
This is a stretch of genomic DNA from Marivirga harenae. It encodes these proteins:
- the rsgA gene encoding ribosome small subunit-dependent GTPase A is translated as MIKGRVFKSTGSWYTVFADGKFYECRLRGKLRLDDEKVTNPVAVGDWVNIAPENDKEAIIKDVLPRENYIIRKSTRKKKHSHRLAANLDQAVLVVTLAFPRTSLGFIDRFLVSCESFRIPAVLVFNKADLLDEEGLEYYEALKFDYQELGYKVLLVSAEENVGIEEFKASLEGKTSLLAGHSGVGKSTLLNLISPYIEQRIGEVSESVGKGVHTTTFAEMFEAWAGTFVIDTPGIKELGLWDIGNEELSHYFPEMRQYIGDCKFNNCTHTHEPGCAFREAMEVGKIAPSRYESYLSILEDEDSHR
- the glyA gene encoding serine hydroxymethyltransferase; amino-acid sequence: MQRDNIIFDLIKKEQKRQEIGVELIASENFTSPEVMEAMGSVLTNKYAEGLPGKRYYGGCEVVDEVENLAIERVKELFGATWANVQPHSGAQANAAVMLACLNPGDKILGFDLSHGGHLTHGSSVNFSGKLYQPSFYGVEEETGLIDWNKVEATAKKEMPKMIICGASAYSREWNYKKLREVADEVGAILLADISHPSGLIARGLLDDPLDYCHIVTTTTHKTLRGPRGGLIMMRDDFDNPFGYKNPKGELRKMTQLLDSGVFPGTQGGPLEHVIAAKAVAFGQCLTDDYFNYILQVKKNAEVMAKAFMERDYKIISGGTDNHLMLIDLRSKGITGKIAEAVLGEADITINKNMVPFDDKSPFVTSGMRIGTAAVTSRGLVESDMGRIVDFIDTVITQHEDKQKIAQVKSEINEWMVEFPLFK
- a CDS encoding replication-associated recombination protein A — translated: MIFGEDKPLAERMRPTRLDELVGQQHLVGEKGVLRLTIAQGKVPSMLFWGPPGVGKTTIANIIANQVKAPFQTLSAISAGVKDVREVIQQASRSGKIILFIDEIHRFNKSQQDALLGAVEKGVITLIGATTENPSFEVNSALLSRCQVYTLKALELDDLKGLIKTALGKDEKLKELNIDIKEYEALIQLSGGDARKLLNLFELVIDAFGQNEQIEITNDKVKEIAQNRMAIYDKSGEQHYDIISAFIKSIRGSDPNAALYWLARMIEGGEDVKFIARRLLISASEDIGLANPNALLIATNTFQAVTMIGYPEAEIVLAQCVTYLACSPKSNASYLAIKKAKQLVRETGDLPVPLHLRNAPTKLMKDMNYGSGYKYSHDFPENFAFQEFMPDEISKKTLYEPQGNAREKDFRQKLQNLWRKKYNYD
- a CDS encoding NUMOD4 domain-containing protein, whose protein sequence is MDPKLEKWKEIEFNVDLPHAKYEVSNYGRIKSYSTRETGKIIKGSNVNGYQAIMVRFDKRITQSYYVHRLVAESFIPKDNDNQVYVTHLDYDKSNNHVSNLKWVSERELADHNNKNPKVLKKRVTGYKLTESDVRVIKKMLKNEKTRYSQIARQFGITHTQLNRIRKGHNWGHVTIDD
- a CDS encoding L-histidine N(alpha)-methyltransferase; translation: MTTTEKINFSVGDAVKEGLTQKEKSLPSWLFYDAEGDRLFQEIMNMPEYYLTNCEYDIFQKYKDEILSIISTDADGFNLIEFGAGDGLKTEILLKHFVAEKANFNYKPVDISQNVLNLLQERMQKSIPDLDIKPINKEYFSALDALNAERKNPMVVLFMGGNIGNFELPAAQSFVNHISSKLRKGDRIIMGFDMKKDPEMIRNAYNDKQGITRLFNMNLLKRLNSELDANFNLEEFKHYPSYDPQTGTTKSFLISQKEQEVNLKFINTTVHFKAWELIHVEVSQKFDEDMIETLATRAGLKVEKYFYDEKKYFADVIMRK
- a CDS encoding 3-deoxy-D-manno-octulosonic acid transferase → MGEFFYRLGILFLSLGVKLHAVISKKSKKFVEGRKDLFSDLEQRFKSVEQPIVWFHCASLGEFEQGRPVMEAFKKDHPNFFILLTFFSPSGYEVRKNYELADYICYMPLDTAANARQFVNITNPKMAFIIKYEFWHYHLKALSESDCWVYSISAIFRSNQRFFKLYGSFHRNILTYFDHLFVQNKTVAALLKGIHIHNVTVSGDTRFDRVKSITDNVRPEEMFVEFSNDHPILIGGSTWESDIEVIAPFLHQNPEWKAIIAPHDISESNLRVHEEILAISTCRLSEIESANKSETRVILIDNIGMLSSLYQYGKIAFIGGAFGDGLHNTLEAACFGLPIFFGNKNYSKFQEAVDLIKAKAAFKVADSQDFLSLIKSEEIKLEESSQRALEYVNKNFGATEKIMKHIGPIIHKMELS
- a CDS encoding DMT family transporter, with the protein product MNKTWQIHGALALVGLIYGANYVIAKGVMPNYMSPNAFILLRATVATVLFWIYHALTSSEKVIRKKDYWLFAKCAVFGVMGNQLIFFNGLSLTSPVNASIIMTANPIIVLAISFWLLNEKITWRKVIGILIGALGVILLVLNKEVSIDNDAFLGDIFIFLNATFYGIYLVMVKPLMHRYEPITVIKWVFLFGTIMIVPFGIVPIIDVEFQTFPTGIWYSIIYVIIGTTFLAYLLNAMALKHVNSTIVGYYIYLQPVFATLITILIGQEVFRWEKTLFAMMIFFGVYLVSQQKKIRHEKVPD
- a CDS encoding DUF4199 domain-containing protein — protein: MKKYLIEIKWGLIFVIMMLLWMFFEKAMGWHDENIADHATYTNFVAIPSIIVYVLALLEKRKKHFNNVMTWKQGFVSGMIITAVVVILTPFSQLVTHELITPEYFENLKAYAIEQGQMTQEEAKDYFNLNSYLLQSVVGALIMGALTSALVAIFVRRKG
- the egtB gene encoding ergothioneine biosynthesis protein EgtB; this encodes MQNYFNRYQEIRKTTEGICEPLQIEDYVAQPTEDVSPPKWHLAHTTWFFETFLLKKFSKEYKEFHPQFAFLFNSYYVSAGERMLRPNRGNMTRPTVKEIYQYRKYVDIAVGELLSQIITDEMKNILEIGFNHEQQHQELLFYDIKYILGHNPLFPVYDKGFEEYFTEDWEQDWVQINKGNYKIGFEGKGFSFDNEHNYHEVHLEGAKISNRLVTNGEYTEFIAAKGYENHSYWHSDARAWLEETGILSPLYWHKIEGKWHYYTLAGLKPIDESAPLMHISFYEAYAFAEWKGLRLPTEIEWETASNLFDWGKRWEHTASAYLPYPGYKKPEGAIGEYNGKFMVNQMVMRGSSRATSINHSRKTYRNFFHPHLQWHFSGIRLAKDL